One genomic segment of Desulfonatronum thioautotrophicum includes these proteins:
- a CDS encoding glutamate synthase-related protein, protein MSTPISPQNPFTNALIPEERDACAIIAFVDKRGRATHANIVRTIEALKKMAHRSGDINDEGDGCGIMTDVPRELWSRRLQESGLSPHLAESNGFFVGHLLLPRKIRHRSEAVLETVRQTFTLRGLDIVLELQGRTNDDELGPMARSETPLFWQVAGLVRQDVRIDSGRLLFKVLMELESLEPDLHVASLSLDSVVYKVRGGPELLQRVYPELRDPVTRSKICLGHSRYSTNTLPTVERTQPFSMLAHNGEINTIERLRGAARNLGIEPVPGGSDSQDLNRSIEGLIHRYGLELTEAFAMVFPAVHSEVEQYPADLRELYQTYRWFFPPSAQGPAAVIARHGDVCIGSVDALGLRPLWFGESDYNYYLSSEKGVVDLEDTASDPVPLAPGEKIALLSLNGRRTVVFNYRAYQRQLVRLLRGRGGLRERIGTYYQCVPEQRGDVHGLEKMLEDGRTRMSPGEMIQDNVLGALGWQKYDVDMRKKTATVGGAVIGSMGYQGPLACLTPDGLPNISEFFKENVAVVTNPAIDREREADHFTTRCILGDRPELAGRERAGAVGLELRTPLLLGGCLDQRVCGSALNRLAKEFGTATVDAVISFFTGQGRDPVRVAVLDAVFDPQDGLERRLDALCLEAREAIEAGAVLLVLDDSRTFSDGLVYLDPGLALAVIGNYLEEQRLRRRCSLIVRSAAVRNLHDVMFLLGLGADAINPYMIWRMAREHATEARPAETVIRTTMDVLQKGMEKVMSTMGIHELCGYGRIFASIGLAEDLAAIFNCPNFCQSPGLGLSMARIEQMAVVRLNRAIREDSAPLWSTPARNTKVGRVLRRAATGVAGFREMAQELTALERENPVALRHILGFTRPRQAVPLALSDVDISIGGHAMPLVIPAMSFGSQGENSFRAYADAARILNIVCMNGEGGEIPDMLGKYRHNRGQQIASGRFGVHMAFLNSTDFLEIKIGQGAKPGEGGHLPGQKVTPMVAEARHCKPGIALISPSNHHDIYSIEDLAQIITELKTANPVARVSVKIPVTSGVGTIAVGVAKAGADIVTVSGFDGGTGAAREHSKKYVGLPAEIGVSQAHRALVESGLRDGVELWADGGLRSGADALKMIFLGADRVGLGTAALMGIGCISCQRCHLDTCPRGISTQLRTKIDADQRGVKGFAPVQTAAETGNLVRLFTCIGEEMRTILADLGITRLRDVVGRTDFLAQMALQDVVGLTDILARPAMDGSAGPAGALRTVRKPLNVLTKLVADISMAEFADAQTREVRYTDQYVRSVDRAMGTYLAGAVVRQFGNSGERQAWLRLDSSVPGNGLCAFNIPGIHVMVDGGAQDGTAKSSFGGACGIFKGANLMGRRVDGSTGKSFAYGAIGGMLMVQNYADSRACIRMSGADAVFGARIAAKIRDEEGNLAVRAHLKGFAFEYMTGGRAVVLGDPGPWICSGMTGGVVYLCQYPEFDFDRAAIQRRLASGADVALQDITQQGLMDIQELLRHYVAELRATFQEEEAQAVEELMAEAEARFIMIVPADRNPPKAE, encoded by the coding sequence GTGTCAACGCCCATCTCACCCCAGAATCCCTTTACCAATGCACTGATCCCCGAAGAACGCGATGCCTGCGCGATTATCGCTTTTGTGGACAAGCGCGGACGGGCAACGCATGCGAATATTGTCCGGACCATCGAAGCCTTGAAAAAAATGGCGCACCGGTCCGGGGACATTAATGACGAAGGCGATGGTTGCGGGATCATGACCGACGTACCGCGAGAGTTGTGGAGCCGGCGATTGCAGGAATCCGGTTTGTCGCCGCACCTTGCCGAATCCAATGGTTTTTTTGTCGGCCACCTGCTCCTGCCCCGCAAAATTCGCCACCGATCCGAAGCGGTGCTGGAAACCGTGCGTCAGACCTTTACGTTGCGCGGTCTGGACATCGTGCTGGAACTTCAGGGGCGAACCAATGACGACGAACTGGGGCCCATGGCACGTTCCGAGACGCCATTGTTCTGGCAGGTGGCCGGGCTGGTTCGTCAAGACGTGCGCATTGATTCCGGTCGGCTGTTGTTCAAGGTGCTTATGGAGTTGGAGAGCCTGGAGCCGGATCTCCATGTGGCCTCCCTGTCGCTGGACAGCGTGGTCTACAAGGTCCGCGGCGGACCGGAACTCCTGCAACGGGTCTATCCGGAGCTGCGCGATCCAGTCACCCGGTCCAAAATCTGTCTGGGCCACAGCCGGTACTCCACCAACACCCTGCCCACGGTGGAACGCACCCAGCCCTTTTCCATGTTGGCCCATAATGGAGAGATCAATACCATCGAGCGCCTGCGCGGTGCAGCGCGCAACCTGGGTATAGAGCCGGTCCCCGGCGGCAGTGACTCCCAGGATCTGAATCGAAGTATCGAGGGGCTGATTCATCGTTATGGATTGGAACTCACCGAGGCGTTCGCCATGGTTTTTCCAGCGGTGCACAGCGAAGTGGAACAGTATCCCGCGGATCTCCGTGAACTTTATCAAACATATCGCTGGTTCTTCCCGCCATCGGCCCAGGGGCCGGCCGCGGTCATCGCCCGGCATGGCGATGTCTGCATCGGCAGCGTGGACGCTCTGGGACTTCGCCCGCTTTGGTTCGGCGAAAGTGACTATAATTATTATCTTTCTTCGGAAAAAGGGGTCGTGGACCTGGAAGACACGGCCTCGGATCCCGTGCCCCTGGCTCCAGGCGAAAAGATCGCCTTGCTCTCCCTGAACGGGCGGCGAACCGTGGTCTTCAACTACCGGGCGTACCAGCGGCAACTGGTGCGTCTGTTGCGGGGCAGGGGTGGTCTGCGGGAGCGGATCGGCACCTACTACCAGTGCGTTCCAGAGCAGCGTGGTGATGTCCACGGCCTGGAAAAAATGCTCGAGGACGGCCGTACGCGGATGTCTCCGGGAGAAATGATCCAGGATAATGTCCTGGGGGCGCTGGGATGGCAGAAATACGACGTGGATATGCGCAAAAAAACGGCCACTGTTGGCGGGGCGGTGATCGGTTCCATGGGCTATCAGGGCCCGCTGGCCTGTCTTACGCCGGACGGCCTGCCCAACATTTCGGAGTTTTTCAAGGAAAATGTGGCTGTGGTCACCAACCCAGCCATTGATCGGGAGCGTGAAGCCGACCATTTCACCACCCGCTGCATTCTCGGCGATCGTCCGGAGCTTGCCGGTCGCGAGCGGGCCGGAGCCGTAGGCCTGGAGTTGCGCACGCCGCTCTTGCTGGGCGGCTGTCTGGATCAGCGGGTTTGCGGTTCGGCGTTGAACCGGCTGGCCAAGGAGTTCGGTACCGCGACCGTAGATGCGGTGATCTCCTTTTTCACCGGTCAGGGGCGGGACCCGGTTCGAGTGGCTGTCCTGGATGCTGTTTTTGATCCCCAGGACGGCCTGGAAAGGCGACTTGATGCGTTATGTCTGGAAGCCCGAGAGGCTATTGAGGCAGGGGCCGTGCTGCTGGTCCTGGATGACTCCCGGACTTTTTCCGATGGATTGGTCTATCTCGATCCAGGTTTGGCATTGGCCGTGATCGGTAATTATTTGGAGGAGCAGCGCTTGCGGCGCCGCTGTTCATTGATCGTGCGTAGCGCTGCGGTGCGCAATCTGCATGATGTCATGTTCCTTTTGGGATTGGGAGCGGACGCGATCAATCCCTACATGATCTGGCGCATGGCCCGGGAACACGCCACCGAGGCCCGACCTGCCGAAACCGTGATCCGGACGACCATGGACGTGCTCCAGAAGGGCATGGAAAAAGTCATGTCCACCATGGGCATCCATGAGCTGTGCGGCTACGGACGGATTTTTGCCTCCATCGGTCTGGCCGAGGATCTTGCCGCCATTTTCAACTGTCCGAATTTTTGCCAATCTCCAGGATTGGGCCTGTCCATGGCCCGCATCGAGCAAATGGCCGTTGTTCGCTTGAATAGGGCCATTCGGGAAGATTCGGCCCCGCTTTGGAGCACGCCGGCTCGCAACACCAAGGTGGGCAGGGTGCTCCGCCGGGCGGCAACAGGCGTGGCCGGGTTTCGGGAAATGGCCCAGGAATTGACTGCCCTGGAGCGGGAAAATCCAGTGGCTCTGCGTCATATTCTCGGCTTTACCCGTCCCCGTCAGGCCGTGCCCCTGGCCTTGAGTGACGTGGATATCTCCATTGGCGGCCATGCCATGCCCCTGGTCATCCCGGCAATGAGCTTCGGCTCGCAGGGAGAGAATTCCTTTCGAGCCTATGCCGATGCGGCCCGGATACTGAATATCGTCTGCATGAACGGCGAGGGCGGAGAGATTCCGGACATGCTCGGCAAGTACCGGCACAATCGTGGGCAGCAGATCGCCTCGGGCCGGTTCGGCGTGCACATGGCATTTCTCAACTCAACGGATTTTTTGGAAATCAAGATCGGTCAGGGCGCAAAACCCGGAGAGGGCGGACACCTGCCAGGGCAGAAGGTCACGCCCATGGTGGCCGAGGCCCGCCATTGCAAGCCGGGCATTGCCCTGATTTCCCCCTCCAACCACCATGACATCTATTCCATCGAAGATCTGGCCCAGATCATCACCGAGCTGAAGACCGCCAATCCCGTGGCCCGGGTTTCGGTGAAGATTCCGGTGACCAGCGGGGTCGGGACCATTGCCGTGGGTGTGGCCAAGGCCGGGGCGGACATTGTCACGGTTTCCGGGTTCGACGGGGGCACGGGCGCGGCACGGGAACACAGCAAGAAGTATGTCGGACTGCCCGCGGAGATCGGTGTCAGCCAGGCCCACCGGGCCCTGGTGGAATCCGGATTGCGCGACGGCGTGGAACTGTGGGCCGATGGTGGACTGCGCAGCGGCGCGGACGCCCTGAAGATGATTTTTCTCGGTGCGGATCGGGTGGGTTTGGGCACGGCGGCCCTGATGGGCATCGGATGCATCAGCTGTCAACGCTGTCATTTGGATACCTGCCCCCGAGGCATCTCCACCCAATTGCGAACCAAGATCGATGCGGACCAGCGGGGAGTCAAAGGCTTTGCTCCCGTACAGACTGCCGCGGAAACCGGCAACCTGGTCCGCCTGTTCACCTGCATCGGCGAAGAGATGCGCACGATCCTGGCGGACCTGGGGATCACTCGGCTGCGCGACGTTGTTGGACGCACGGACTTCCTGGCCCAGATGGCTCTTCAGGATGTCGTGGGCTTGACGGATATCCTGGCTCGTCCGGCCATGGATGGCTCGGCCGGGCCGGCGGGCGCCCTGCGCACGGTCCGCAAGCCGCTGAACGTGCTGACAAAGTTGGTGGCGGACATTTCCATGGCCGAATTCGCGGACGCGCAGACCCGGGAAGTCCGCTACACGGACCAGTATGTACGCAGCGTGGACCGGGCCATGGGTACCTATCTGGCCGGAGCCGTGGTCCGCCAGTTTGGTAATTCCGGGGAGCGGCAAGCCTGGTTGCGGCTGGATTCCTCGGTTCCGGGCAACGGTCTCTGCGCTTTCAACATACCTGGAATCCATGTCATGGTGGATGGCGGAGCCCAGGACGGTACGGCCAAAAGCAGTTTCGGAGGAGCCTGTGGAATCTTCAAGGGCGCCAATTTGATGGGCCGCCGGGTGGACGGCTCCACGGGCAAGAGTTTTGCCTACGGGGCCATCGGCGGAATGCTCATGGTTCAGAATTACGCCGACTCAAGGGCCTGCATCCGGATGTCCGGGGCGGACGCCGTGTTTGGAGCCCGAATTGCGGCCAAGATCCGGGACGAGGAGGGCAATCTGGCTGTCCGCGCGCATCTGAAAGGCTTTGCCTTTGAATACATGACCGGCGGCCGGGCCGTGGTCCTGGGAGATCCCGGACCGTGGATCTGTTCCGGGATGACCGGCGGAGTGGTCTATCTCTGTCAGTACCCGGAATTCGACTTTGACAGGGCCGCCATCCAGAGACGTTTGGCCAGCGGAGCTGATGTCGCGTTGCAAGACATCACGCAACAGGGTCTCATGGATATCCAAGAACTGCTTAGGCATTACGTGGCCGAGCTCCGGGCCACCTTTCAAGAGGAGGAAGCCCAGGCCGTGGAAGAATTGATGGCCGAGGCGGAAGCACGGTTCATCATGATTGTTCCCGCTGACCGGAATCCGCCCAAAGCGGAGTAG
- a CDS encoding TIGR03915 family putative DNA repair protein, which produces MMNHGPRIFSYENSFDGLLCAFAAAEGEGLERCGFQSEGSGRPGLWPPTSVPVHAGTAAQFLERLRRAGGEGTVLHVMYVFLAEIRGAEPPLYEFARLTMQTGKIVLGMRTNAAVRRVMDWKSKVGKEAHRMTGLLRFMELQDGTLYARFEPDHNVLPLVTPHFQRRFPHENWVIHDQRRGLAIAWDGKKLHPVVGVPGNVDDLLSRREISFQRLWQEYVQAMAVPERHNPRLQRRFMPSRYWKHLVEQTV; this is translated from the coding sequence ATGATGAATCACGGACCACGTATTTTCTCCTACGAAAACAGCTTTGACGGGCTTTTGTGCGCTTTTGCCGCCGCGGAAGGGGAGGGGCTGGAGCGATGCGGTTTCCAGTCTGAGGGGTCAGGACGGCCTGGATTGTGGCCACCGACATCCGTTCCGGTTCATGCCGGAACCGCCGCACAATTTCTGGAGCGTTTGCGCCGGGCAGGTGGAGAAGGGACGGTTTTGCACGTGATGTATGTGTTTCTGGCCGAGATTCGGGGCGCTGAACCTCCGCTGTACGAGTTCGCTCGCCTGACGATGCAAACCGGGAAAATCGTCCTGGGAATGCGGACCAACGCCGCCGTGCGCCGGGTCATGGACTGGAAGAGCAAAGTCGGCAAGGAGGCGCATCGGATGACCGGCCTGTTGCGATTTATGGAATTGCAAGACGGAACCCTTTACGCTCGCTTTGAGCCGGACCACAATGTATTGCCGCTTGTGACGCCCCATTTCCAGCGTCGCTTTCCCCATGAGAACTGGGTGATCCATGACCAACGCCGCGGCCTGGCCATCGCCTGGGACGGCAAAAAACTGCATCCAGTGGTTGGGGTTCCGGGCAATGTTGACGATCTGTTGAGTCGACGGGAAATCTCTTTTCAAAGACTCTGGCAGGAGTACGTTCAGGCCATGGCCGTGCCCGAACGCCACAATCCGCGACTGCAACGCCGGTTCATGCCTTCCAGGTACTGGAAGCATCTGGTGGAGCAAACCGTTTGA
- a CDS encoding type II toxin-antitoxin system HicA family toxin, whose protein sequence is MNARHRKTLEAISTEPTAANISWARIEALFKAIGCIVIEGRGSRVRFAYGQRVITFHRPHPSKEAKPYQVEDTRIFLKSIGILP, encoded by the coding sequence ATGAACGCCCGACATCGCAAAACGCTGGAGGCAATTTCCACCGAGCCGACGGCGGCCAACATCTCTTGGGCGAGAATAGAAGCACTTTTCAAGGCGATTGGTTGCATAGTCATCGAAGGAAGAGGATCCCGGGTTCGCTTCGCCTACGGCCAGCGCGTCATCACGTTTCACCGACCGCATCCTTCAAAAGAGGCCAAGCCCTACCAGGTTGAAGACACCCGAATTTTTCTAAAATCCATTGGAATCCTGCCATGA
- a CDS encoding type II toxin-antitoxin system HicB family antitoxin: MNKMSYKNYTARIDFDERDNILVGRVLGIQDIVSFHAENVADLRTAFEEAVDDYLEACAALGKQPEKSPSGQLMLRIPKEVHGAALIASQAAGKSLNQWAAEALEKHAHES, encoded by the coding sequence ATGAACAAAATGAGCTACAAAAATTATACGGCGCGCATCGACTTCGACGAACGTGACAACATCCTGGTCGGGAGAGTGCTCGGCATTCAGGATATTGTCAGCTTTCATGCGGAAAATGTCGCGGATCTTCGCACGGCTTTCGAAGAAGCCGTTGACGACTATCTCGAAGCATGTGCAGCTCTTGGCAAGCAACCTGAAAAATCCCCTTCGGGACAACTCATGCTCCGTATCCCCAAAGAAGTTCATGGCGCTGCGCTGATCGCCTCGCAAGCAGCCGGTAAAAGTCTGAACCAGTGGGCCGCCGAGGCCCTTGAAAAACACGCTCACGAATCCTGA
- a CDS encoding putative DNA modification/repair radical SAM protein: MNDGHHHGVPAVIHQPDMTRKVAILAESARYDVSCSSSGSRAMRPGGVLGAPAHSGICHSWSADGRCISLLKILYTNVCEYNCAYCINRSDNDLQRTTFTVGQLVDLTLNFYRRNYIEGLFLSSAVCRNPDWTMERMVLVVEQLRRVHGFGGYIHLKVIPGSAPELLERAGLAADRLSVNIELPSEVSLRSLAPQKTREGVLLPMLRISERIGEAADNRRRLPARTAKGPQFAPAGQSTQLIVGASPEPDRQILRLAEALYGRFGLKRVYYSGYVPVSQDNRLPALNAPPLLREHRLYQADWLLRFYGFQSAELFDDQHEWLDDQIDPKAAWALRQPDLFPVEVNRASLEKLLRIPGIGLRSARRIITARRFGPLHPEDLKKFGVVMKRACYFVTASGKFWNGANWDPAHAERMLRGLERRRTPRMKQLSLWGDEETR; the protein is encoded by the coding sequence ATGAATGATGGCCACCATCACGGCGTGCCCGCGGTGATCCACCAGCCGGATATGACTCGCAAGGTGGCCATCCTGGCCGAGTCCGCCCGCTACGATGTCTCCTGCTCCTCCAGTGGTTCCAGGGCCATGCGTCCCGGAGGCGTGCTGGGTGCGCCGGCACATTCCGGGATCTGTCACAGCTGGTCCGCGGACGGGCGCTGTATTTCTTTGCTGAAGATTCTGTACACCAATGTCTGCGAGTACAACTGCGCCTATTGCATCAACCGCAGCGACAACGATCTGCAGCGGACCACATTCACGGTTGGCCAACTCGTGGATTTGACCCTGAACTTTTATCGGCGCAATTATATCGAGGGGCTGTTTCTGAGTTCAGCGGTCTGCCGCAACCCGGACTGGACCATGGAGCGGATGGTCCTGGTGGTGGAGCAGCTTCGGCGGGTTCACGGATTTGGTGGATACATCCACTTGAAGGTCATTCCCGGTTCAGCGCCGGAACTGCTTGAGCGTGCCGGTCTGGCCGCGGATCGGCTCAGCGTGAACATCGAGCTGCCATCAGAGGTTTCCCTGCGCAGCCTTGCACCGCAGAAGACCCGAGAGGGGGTGCTGCTGCCCATGCTCAGGATCAGCGAACGGATCGGCGAGGCAGCTGATAATCGGCGAAGGCTCCCGGCCCGAACCGCGAAAGGTCCTCAGTTCGCTCCGGCTGGGCAGAGCACGCAGTTGATTGTGGGGGCGAGCCCGGAGCCGGATCGACAGATCCTGCGGCTTGCCGAGGCACTCTACGGGCGATTCGGGTTGAAGCGGGTCTATTACAGCGGCTATGTGCCGGTCAGTCAGGATAATCGCCTGCCGGCCCTGAACGCTCCTCCATTGCTCCGCGAACACCGCCTGTACCAGGCGGACTGGTTGCTGCGTTTTTATGGATTTCAGAGCGCGGAGTTGTTCGATGATCAGCACGAATGGCTGGATGACCAGATTGATCCCAAGGCCGCCTGGGCTCTGCGGCAGCCGGATCTGTTCCCCGTGGAGGTCAACCGTGCTTCCCTGGAGAAACTCCTGCGCATTCCCGGAATCGGCCTGCGCTCTGCCAGAAGGATTATTACGGCGCGCCGCTTTGGTCCCCTGCATCCTGAGGACTTGAAAAAGTTCGGAGTGGTCATGAAACGGGCTTGTTATTTCGTCACGGCCAGCGGGAAGTTCTGGAACGGCGCAAACTGGGACCCAGCCCATGCCGAAAGGATGCTTCGCGGCCTGGAAAGGCGGAGAACGCCGAGGATGAAACAGTTGTCGCTTTGGGGGGACGAAGAGACAAGGTGA
- the htpX gene encoding protease HtpX, whose protein sequence is MKRIALFLITNIAILVVLSIVLRLLGVDRILDETGTGLNYYNLLVFAAVFGFGGSFISLAMSKWMAKRLTGAQVITSPRNQAEAWLVETVKNQASRAGIGMPEVAVYDDASPNAFATGMSKNNALVAVSTGLMRAMTQDEVEAVLAHEVSHVANGDMVTLTLIQGVVNTFVIFISRVVGHFVDRVILKNEEGHGLGFFITTIVAQIVFGILASTIVLYFSRQREFRADTGGAKLAGREKMISALEKLKKGVQEPLPDQMSAFGISGKTGSHGLKALFMSHPPLDDRIAALKGQSFQ, encoded by the coding sequence ATGAAACGAATTGCATTGTTTTTGATCACCAACATCGCCATTCTCGTGGTCTTGAGCATCGTCCTGCGCCTGTTGGGCGTGGATCGGATCCTCGACGAGACCGGGACCGGATTAAACTACTATAATTTATTGGTCTTTGCTGCGGTCTTCGGTTTTGGTGGCTCCTTCATCTCCCTGGCCATGTCCAAATGGATGGCCAAACGCCTGACCGGTGCCCAGGTCATCACCTCGCCGCGCAACCAGGCCGAAGCCTGGCTGGTGGAAACCGTCAAGAATCAGGCCTCTCGGGCCGGCATCGGCATGCCGGAAGTGGCCGTCTATGATGACGCCTCACCCAATGCCTTTGCCACGGGCATGAGCAAAAACAACGCCCTGGTGGCGGTGAGCACCGGACTGATGCGCGCCATGACCCAGGACGAGGTCGAGGCCGTCCTGGCCCATGAGGTCAGCCACGTGGCCAACGGCGACATGGTCACCCTGACCCTGATCCAGGGCGTGGTGAACACCTTTGTCATCTTCATCTCCCGCGTGGTGGGCCACTTTGTAGACCGGGTTATCCTCAAAAACGAGGAAGGCCACGGCCTGGGCTTCTTTATCACCACCATTGTGGCCCAGATCGTCTTCGGCATCCTGGCCAGCACCATTGTTTTGTACTTCAGCCGACAACGGGAATTCCGGGCCGATACCGGAGGAGCCAAGCTGGCTGGGCGGGAAAAAATGATCTCCGCTCTGGAAAAGCTCAAAAAAGGCGTCCAGGAGCCTCTGCCGGACCAGATGTCCGCATTCGGAATCAGCGGAAAAACCGGCAGCCATGGCCTGAAAGCGCTGTTCATGAGCCATCCTCCCCTGGATGATCGAATCGCTGCGCTGAAAGGACAAAGCTTCCAATAG
- a CDS encoding ribonuclease H-like domain-containing protein: MLTNTFCHLPRIGSVTERKIWEAGMTTWEDALNNGGRYPKLFSRTALDTLADSMCRLENGEANWFAQRLPRSEIWRLCSHFADRAAFVDIETTSGPGPVQITTIALYDGQELRTYVQGRNLEAFCDDILDSSLLVTFNGRCFDAPIIQRELRAALPEAHVDLRFVLRSIGLKGGLKSCERQMGLDREDLEGLDGYFAVLLWDEYQSTGDERALETLLAYNAADVLSMPILLGHAYKAKLQEAPFCGLPLPPSELPENPHQACTEIIQRIRKRFGLRFLPKMA, translated from the coding sequence ATGCTGACCAACACCTTCTGCCATCTGCCACGTATTGGTTCCGTCACGGAACGCAAGATCTGGGAAGCCGGAATGACAACCTGGGAGGACGCCCTGAACAACGGAGGGCGCTACCCAAAACTTTTTTCCAGGACCGCGCTGGATACCTTGGCGGATTCCATGTGCCGTCTGGAGAACGGTGAGGCGAACTGGTTTGCCCAACGCCTGCCCCGCTCCGAAATCTGGCGGCTTTGCTCGCACTTTGCCGACCGGGCCGCCTTCGTGGACATCGAAACCACCAGCGGCCCCGGGCCGGTACAGATCACCACCATTGCCCTTTATGACGGCCAGGAACTGCGGACGTACGTTCAGGGGCGCAACCTGGAGGCCTTTTGTGACGACATTCTGGATTCGTCGCTATTGGTCACCTTTAACGGCCGGTGCTTCGATGCGCCGATCATTCAGCGGGAACTGAGGGCAGCCTTGCCCGAAGCCCATGTTGACCTGCGCTTCGTACTCCGCTCCATCGGCTTGAAAGGAGGATTGAAATCCTGTGAACGGCAGATGGGCCTGGATCGGGAGGATCTCGAGGGATTGGACGGATATTTTGCCGTGTTGCTCTGGGATGAGTATCAATCCACCGGAGATGAACGCGCCCTGGAAACCCTGCTGGCCTACAATGCCGCGGATGTGCTCTCCATGCCGATTCTCCTGGGGCATGCCTACAAGGCCAAGCTCCAGGAGGCACCGTTTTGCGGTCTTCCGCTACCGCCCTCGGAATTGCCTGAAAATCCTCATCAAGCTTGCACGGAAATCATCCAACGCATCCGCAAGCGCTTTGGTCTGCGGTTTCTGCCGAAGATGGCATAG